The Planctellipticum variicoloris DNA window GTTCGAATCGCCCCTCCTGGCGAGCCCTTTCCAGGTGCTCCGTCAGCTCGTGCGCGAATCGCTCGGCCGTCAGATGCTTGTGATCGGTGTGCGGCTCCAGCGCCGTCCGTGCTTCGCCGGGCTGTCGCGTGCGTCCGGAAGCATCGCTTTCCAGATCACTCCGCTTCATGTCCGCTTCCGGATGCACAAACGTGACCAGCGTCGGAAAGACCGTCGCGTCAGGAATCGCATGCAACACTCGCGCCCGTCCGCGATCCGCCACCAGAATCCAATCGACCGCCATATTCCACCTCATTCCTGTACGTTGCCCGGAGAGCTCGCTTTGCGCTACTGCTCCTTCCACCATACCCGTTCCGTAGCGATCACTCAAAGACATTCCGATATGTCGCGCCAACTCTTCAGGTCCGGCGAGTTCAATCCGTAACCCAGGCCCGCGACACCACAGTTCTCTGCGAACGCCTCCCCCTCCACGCCTTTGCGAGAGTCATTCTCTTCCCCGGTACAACCCGCATACTCCCACCGGCGCGATTGGCAAGGCGCGCGCTCACTCTTTTGGGCATCTTTTGAGGGGTCCCGCCACAGAACCGAGCAGACCGTCGCAAACTCCTTGCGATCGCTCCAGATGCTTGGAAGAGGCCATTTCCACTCGGATTCCCGACTTTTCCTGGCCGATCCCTCAAGTTGGACAAGTTCCACGTTGAGGAAAGCACACCCATGCCTCGCGATCAGAAAGTCGGTCTCGCTCTCGGAGTCCTGCTGGTCGGCGCCGTCGCCGCCCTGTTCTTCCGAAACGAACCCCCGGCCCGCTCGGGAGCCCCGCAGCTCCGCAACGGCGCCTCACTCGACGCCGAAATCGCCGAAAAGGATTCCAGCCCCTACCTCCCGGGCGCGGAAGGCGCCGGCAAAGTCACCCGGACCGCCGCCAAGCCGGTCTCCGACGGCCCGACTCTGCTCGGTCCCGAAACCGATTCGCCGACGACCGGCGGAGCCCGGCTGGAGTTCTCGGACGAAGATCCGTTCGCCAATGCGGCGCCGCCGGCGATCGGCCCCTCGGGGCCCGCGCCGGAGCCGATTCAGCTCGAATTCTCCCCGCTGATCGATGGCGCCGGTCGGCCGGCGAATAGTACGCCCCGCAAGGCCGATGCCGTCGCCAGGACACACGTTGTGCAGAAAGGGGACTCCCTGTCGAGCATCGCCGGGAAGTACCTCGGCAGCCAGAGCCGCTTTCACGAAATCTTCGAAGCCAATCGGGACCAATTGAAGGACGCCAACGATCTGCGCGTCGGCATGCAACTCGTCATTCCCGACGGCTCCTCAAAATCGATTCCCGCCGCCGCTACGCCGCTCGTCCCGACGCCCGACCGGAGTTCCGCCATGGAATCGGAACCCAGACCCGCCCGCCCCGCAGCGCCGGAAAAAGCCGAATCCGCCGAGGAACGCAAGAAATTCGTCCCCTACAGGCGATCGCCGCTGAACCGGTCCACGTCGATGGTCGATCCCGCAGCCCCTGCCGAACAGTCCGGCCGCCGGCTGTCCCAGTTGCCGCCTTCGGATGGCGATCTGGTAGTCCCGCGTTATTAATGCCAAGCGGAACGAATTTGGACAGACAGAAATGTCTGTCCCACCCAACCAAGTAAGTCGAGTCCGCTCGAACGCTCTGGCCCGGACATTCTTGCCTGTGCTGCGCCCTGAGGCGTCTGCGGGCATTCCGGGCCTATCCGCCCGGTTCGATTTCATCCAGGCAGTTCAGAACGAACTCGTCGACACGTTCGCTCTCGTCGACGCCGCGCGGCGTCCGTCCGAGCTGCAGCAGCAGATGCTCGGCCAGCTCGTACGGGCACTTCTTCTCCCAGCGGTCCATCAGCAGTCGGAAGTCGGCAGATCGCATCGCGTCGGGAAACGAGTCGTACTCGACGAGCTGGTGTCCGGGGCTGCTGGCCACGATGAGCTGCCGGCAGCGTTCCGCAGCGGCGAGGACGCCGGCCCGGCATGCGGCGGCGCCGGCCAGCAGCAGAAAGCGATCCCTCGCCGGGCGCTGCCCCTTCTCGTGAGAAACGAGCGCGAGCTGGACGTACGCAGAGAGAGCCTGTTCCTGATCGATCATGGAATCCTGATCGTCCCCGCCACGGCAAAATCCGTCAATACTCAATTCGAAGCCCGTCGTACGCCAGTTCCACTCCCTCCGGCAGCCGGGCGTTGGTGATTTCGTAGTCCAGATGATGCGACACGTGCGTCAGATACGTCCGCCGCGGTCGCACCCGTTCGACAACGGCCAGCGCCTGCGGAATGCCAAAGTGGGTGGCGTGCGGCTTTTCCCGCAGCGCATCGACAATCAGCACATCCAGCCCTTCCAGCAACGGATAGGTTTCTTCCGGGATTTCGCTGACGTCGGTGCAGAACGCGACGTTCCCGAACCGGAATCCCAGCACCGGCAGCGTCCCGTGCAGCAGCCGAAGCGGTTGAATCGTCAGTCCCAGCAGCTCGAACGGCTCCAGGCCGATCCGCCGCAACTCCAGCTTCGGCAGCGCCCCCATGTGCAGCTCCGGGTTGGGGGGCAAGAATGCGTATGAGAACGCCGCCCGGATCTGCCGTTCGACGATTTCCTCGCAGTACAACGGCACGGCGTGCGTCATCCGATATCCGAACAGCCGCAGATCATCGAGTCCGAAAATATGGTCGGCGTGGCTATGGGTGAAAATGGCGGCGTGCACCATTTCCACCTTTTCCCGCAGCAACTGAATTCGCAACTCGGGAGAGGTGTCGATCAGGAATGTTCCTTCCGGCGCCCGCACGGCCACGCCGCTCCGCGTTCGCTGATTCCGCGGATGCCCGGAGAGGCAGATCGGACAATGGCACCCGATAATCGGCACGCCGTGGCTGGTGCCCGTGCCGAGCAGAATCATTTCCCGAGCGTTCACGCCAGTTCCTCATTCCACACCAGATGGCGAACGCGATCCAGTACGCCCTTTTCGCCAGCTCCAGTATGGCCAGAACAGGCCGGCCGACTAAAGGGTGGCCGCTCCGCGGGAGCACTCGTCGGGGAGGAACGCAGGCTCAGCGGAGGACGGGTGGCTGGGGTCGGGCGTCTGCGACCGCCCCCAGTGAATGTAGACTGGCTTCAATCCTGGGGGCTTGAAGACTCGACCCCCGTCACCCGTCGGCAACTCATTTCTCCGAACACAAAACGGGCGTGTTCCTCAGGAGCCGCAAGAGTCCGGCTCGAAGGTCGCGCCAACTCTTTGGACCCCACAACGCCTGAACGCAAGATTCCCGACCGGTCGGAGAATGAGCGATGTTCTGCTGCGAGAACCAGTACTTCTACGAGGTTGCGCTGCGGCAAGCCGCCGTTCAACGGGGTCTTGGCGCAATCCCGTCGCAACCGTCCCAATTAATTCTTGCAGAAACCGTAGTCGCAGCGATAATGCTCGCTACGCATGACTGACGACATTGAAGAACGGCACGTCGATCCCCGTTCGTTCTGAACGGATCAACGCAGTTCTCCCGTATTCCCGCAGTTGCTGACGTTTCCGCATCCCTGAGCACAGAGCCGGCTGGAGGTGTAGCCGAGAACAGTCTTCGGACTGCGATCGGGCGAGCGCCTATGCTTCCAGCCGGCCTGTTTTATTTCATTGGCGGACGGCTGTCAGACATCAGCGTGCTCCTGTTCTCAGGCCAGCAGCGTTAGACTGGAATTCGTGCCCGTCGGGCTTTGAAAATTCCACGTCGATCACAGGCTGATGCTCATGCTTCGCGTCTGCAGTTTCGAAAGCCGCCGCGGCCCCGAGATGCAGTCGCTGATCGTGCGGCTCGGTGGCCACGCCACAATCGCCCCGTCGCTGCGCGAGATCCCGCTTGACCAGAATCCCGCAGCTCTCGACTTCGCCGAACTCTTGTTCTCGGGCGGGATCGACGTCGTCGTGTTCCTGACAGGCGTGGGTGCACGAGCCTTGCTGGACGTCGTCGAACTCAAGTTTCCGCGCGAGCAGTTTCTCGCCGCCCTGCAGAACTGCATCACCGTCGTCCGCGGACCAAAGCCCGCGACCATTTTGCGGGAATGGGGAGTTCGCATCGATCACCGCGTCCCGGAGCCCAACACGTGGCGAGAACTGCTGCAGACGCTGGACGCCCACGTCCCCCTGGACAACCGCCGCGTCGCCGTTCAGGAATACGGCCAGCCCAACGCTCAGCTCTATTCCGCCCTCGAGGAGCGGCGGGCGATCGTGACTCCCGTGCCAGTCTATCGCTGGGAGCTTCCGGCCGACATCGCCCCCTTGCAGTCGGCCATTCGCGCGTCGATCGGGGGAGAATTCGACGTCCTGATGTTCACCAGCGCTCAACAGGTCCGGCATGTGCTTCAAGTCGCCGCGGACCTGGGGGTTCTGACGGAGTGGCGGACGGCGGCCTCCCGGATGGTCCTGGCCTCAATTGGCCCGACCTGCACCGAAACACTCGCCGAGGAAGGGCTTCCGGCCGACTTTGAGCCGACCCACCCCAAAATGGGCAGCCTCGTCAAAGAGGCGCTCGAAGCCGCCCCCGCGATCCTTGCGGCAAAACGGGCTTAGCGCTCTGCTCACACGCGAAAACTGTCACACGTGAAAACTGGAAGTCTCGTTTGTCCTCGACTTCCTCCCCCCAAAGGCGGATCGAAGTCGAGGCCCCCCCGGCCCAGTTGTCCGGCGACCGCGCGAGATCGTCGCCGGGCGGGAAACGATTCCGTCGGCGGACGAGGACGTCCACCGTACGTAGGGCGACTTCCGTAGGATGGACGTCCTCGTCCGTCCGTGACTTTTGTCCGGCTGTCCCTGCACGCGGCGGAGATCGTCGCTCGACCGCCGCCTGCTCACTGACCGGCTGCGACGCCGAAGCGACGAGAGCCGGGTGGTGAATCATGCGGGCTACTGCTCCTCGAATTGCTTCCGCCGGAGCCGGCTGAACAGATTCCGATAGGGCCGCTCGACTTCCCCGCTCCCCGGCAGCGCACCGTCCGACATCGGCAGGGGTTCGTCGGTCTCAATCGAAAAGAACTGCGGCGTCAAGTGCTCGGAATCCTCGTCGTCGTCGTCATCGAGCCCCCGGTCCAGACGCACCGCACGCTGATCGAGCGTCCGTTGCATATCCTGATAGAGACCCAGAACCTCGGAGCCCAACTGGTGCTCCAGACTGCCGACGCCGGGCGAGCCCAGGGACGCGCGCTCTGTCTCGTCCTGCAGCAGGCTGTCAAGCTCCGCAACCGAGTCCCCGGGTTCGTGGAATTCCGACCGAACTTCCTCCAATTCCGCGGTGTCCTCCAGCTCCACCGGAGCCGGAAACAGTTCCTCCGGGTTCAGCCCGGCATCGAGCGCCGCGTAACGGTCGACAACCCGTTCCTCCCCGTACAATTCCTCGGCAGCCGCGAATGGCGGTTCCTGCCCCGTCGCAGAGGTCTCCCATGCTGCAGGCACGGCTCCGGTTTCGCTGATTTCAGCTTCCGACACGTCGCGATTCTGGCTCTCCGACAAGGCGGCCGCGGATTCGTCGGCGATCCCGACTCCGAATTCAACCGCCGACATGCCGTTGGAACCGGACTCGGCCGACGCGAACTCTCCCGAAGACTCCCAATCTTCGTTGACGGCGGCGCCCGGCGCTTCGCGGTGGCGCATCGAGACATTCCACTGCAACGGCAATTGCTGCAGATCCTCCAGCGCCTCGCGGACCGTCTCGACCGGCACCGGCTTCTGTTCGAGCACATACGACAGCAGCAACGTGTGATCGCAAAGCTGATTCAGACACCGCGGCGAACCATCGGCCGCTTCGACCATCAGTTCGAGCGCTTCGACGGACAGAATCTCGTCGGTCCGTCCCCCGCCCCAGGTGATTCGGTGATCGATATACTCGCGCGACTCGGCCCGCGTCAGCAGCTCCAGGTGGACATGCGCCCGGACGCGCTGATTCAGCGCCCGCATCGATGGAGCGGCCAGCGTCTCGTCCAGCTCCGGTTGTCCGCACAACACCAGCCGAACCAGCGGCGACCCGTTTTCCGACTGATCCGTCAGGATCCGCAGCTCCTCAAGGAGCGATTCACTCAGGACGTGCGCCTCGTCGCAGATGATCACCAGCGATCGCCCCTGCCGGGACAAGCCCTTCAGAACCGGTGCGAGCTCCAGCCGCAACTCCTGATTCGAAGGCCGCTGATAGGGTTTGTCCAAAGTGCAGAGGATGGTCTGCAGCAGCGCTTTCCGGCTGTCGAAGTTCCCGTGATGCACGAAGACCGGGACCAGCTCCGGTCCCAGCTCGCTCAACAGCTTCTGGCACAGCAACGTCTTTCCGGCCCCGGCCGGTGCCGTCACAACCGCAATCCCCAGCCCCTGCTCCACGCAGACGACCAGCTCATCCAGGATCCCCTGAATCGCCGGCAGCGAGAGAAAGCATGAGGCATCCGGAGTCGCCCCGAAGGGACGGCGGTGCAGACCGAAGAACGCTTCATACATGACCAACATCCCTGTCCGCCGCTGCAACGAGACAAACCGATCCCGCCATTGCGAAACCGATCGTCTGCGTCTGCAGCCTGTGATCCGCGGGCGCCGCGCCGCCAGTCCCTGGTCGGCGCCACACCCAGTCTCTGAAACATCACATCGTGCTGCAGTCGTCCGCGACTTGAGCACGACCGTTACACCCCGCAAACCCCGGAGAGATCCACTTCGCATTCGACAAATTGACCGTTCCGGCAGGCTGGAGAAACTTTGACGAACAGACGGATCGGTCAACCCGCAGTTCCCCCCCTCCCGCAGCAAAACCCGCCGTTCCATCCAGCCGGACGCCAGAAGTTTTGCGGCGGGAGGGCGGCGAAGGTACAATCACTACGGTTTCTGTCCGGCGGAACTTGCCGCCGACCCCTGGAAGACGAGATGACGGAAAGTCGCGTTCACGTTCGAAATCACGAAGAAGTTCGCAACCTCTTTGGCGCCCGGGACCGCAACCTGCGTCGTCTGCGCGACATGCTGCATATCGAGGTCGTTTTGCGGGGGGACGAACTGCACCTGAGCGGAGAAGCATCCGAGGTCGAGCGCGGGGAAGCCATTCTGGGAGAACTCAGAACAGTCATCGCGCGCAAAGGCTATCTCCCCGACGAAGACTTTGACCACATCCTGGAACGCAATCAGCCCCGGACCGCGGCGACGGAAGGCTCCGAGATTGACGTCTTCCACAAAGCCCGCAAGATTCGTCCGCTCGGCGCCGGACAGCAGGAGTACGTCGAGGCCATCCGCAAACACGATCTGGTGATCTGCGCCGGGCCGGCCGGTTCCGGCAAGACTTACCTCGCCACGGCCATGGCGGTCAACGCCCTCCGCCGGGAACAGGTCCGCAAAATCGTCCTGGTCCGTCCCGCCGTCGAAGCCGGCGAAAAGCTGGGCTTCCTGCCCGGCGACATGCTGGCCAAAGTGAACCCCTTTCTGCGGCCGCTCCTCGACGCCCTGGGGGACATCCTCGATTTCGATCAGGTCCAGCGGTACATCGACAAGGACGTCATCGAGATCATCCCCCTCGCATTCATGCGGGGACGGACGCTGAACAACACGTTCATGATCCTCGATGAGGCCCAGAATTCGACGCTCACACAGATGAAGATGTTCCTGACCCGCATGGGGCACCATTCCAAGATCGTCGTCACCGGCGACGTAACTCAGACCGACCTCCCCGAACACATCGACAGCGGTCTGCTGGACGCGATGCGCCGGTTGCAGGGAGTGCCAGGCGTCGCCACGGTGACCCTGTCCGGAGGCGATATTGTC harbors:
- a CDS encoding host attachment protein, translated to MAVDWILVADRGRARVLHAIPDATVFPTLVTFVHPEADMKRSDLESDASGRTRQPGEARTALEPHTDHKHLTAERFAHELTEHLERARQEGRFERLFVVAPPLFLGELRKSWKHPLAAMVAGEVDKDLSGLSDHELMEHLRSVVSGAGK
- a CDS encoding LysM peptidoglycan-binding domain-containing protein; translation: MPRDQKVGLALGVLLVGAVAALFFRNEPPARSGAPQLRNGASLDAEIAEKDSSPYLPGAEGAGKVTRTAAKPVSDGPTLLGPETDSPTTGGARLEFSDEDPFANAAPPAIGPSGPAPEPIQLEFSPLIDGAGRPANSTPRKADAVARTHVVQKGDSLSSIAGKYLGSQSRFHEIFEANRDQLKDANDLRVGMQLVIPDGSSKSIPAAATPLVPTPDRSSAMESEPRPARPAAPEKAESAEERKKFVPYRRSPLNRSTSMVDPAAPAEQSGRRLSQLPPSDGDLVVPRY
- a CDS encoding MBL fold metallo-hydrolase; the encoded protein is MILLGTGTSHGVPIIGCHCPICLSGHPRNQRTRSGVAVRAPEGTFLIDTSPELRIQLLREKVEMVHAAIFTHSHADHIFGLDDLRLFGYRMTHAVPLYCEEIVERQIRAAFSYAFLPPNPELHMGALPKLELRRIGLEPFELLGLTIQPLRLLHGTLPVLGFRFGNVAFCTDVSEIPEETYPLLEGLDVLIVDALREKPHATHFGIPQALAVVERVRPRRTYLTHVSHHLDYEITNARLPEGVELAYDGLRIEY
- a CDS encoding uroporphyrinogen-III synthase, whose protein sequence is MLMLRVCSFESRRGPEMQSLIVRLGGHATIAPSLREIPLDQNPAALDFAELLFSGGIDVVVFLTGVGARALLDVVELKFPREQFLAALQNCITVVRGPKPATILREWGVRIDHRVPEPNTWRELLQTLDAHVPLDNRRVAVQEYGQPNAQLYSALEERRAIVTPVPVYRWELPADIAPLQSAIRASIGGEFDVLMFTSAQQVRHVLQVAADLGVLTEWRTAASRMVLASIGPTCTETLAEEGLPADFEPTHPKMGSLVKEALEAAPAILAAKRA
- a CDS encoding ExeA family protein — encoded protein: MYEAFFGLHRRPFGATPDASCFLSLPAIQGILDELVVCVEQGLGIAVVTAPAGAGKTLLCQKLLSELGPELVPVFVHHGNFDSRKALLQTILCTLDKPYQRPSNQELRLELAPVLKGLSRQGRSLVIICDEAHVLSESLLEELRILTDQSENGSPLVRLVLCGQPELDETLAAPSMRALNQRVRAHVHLELLTRAESREYIDHRITWGGGRTDEILSVEALELMVEAADGSPRCLNQLCDHTLLLSYVLEQKPVPVETVREALEDLQQLPLQWNVSMRHREAPGAAVNEDWESSGEFASAESGSNGMSAVEFGVGIADESAAALSESQNRDVSEAEISETGAVPAAWETSATGQEPPFAAAEELYGEERVVDRYAALDAGLNPEELFPAPVELEDTAELEEVRSEFHEPGDSVAELDSLLQDETERASLGSPGVGSLEHQLGSEVLGLYQDMQRTLDQRAVRLDRGLDDDDDEDSEHLTPQFFSIETDEPLPMSDGALPGSGEVERPYRNLFSRLRRKQFEEQ
- a CDS encoding PhoH family protein encodes the protein MTESRVHVRNHEEVRNLFGARDRNLRRLRDMLHIEVVLRGDELHLSGEASEVERGEAILGELRTVIARKGYLPDEDFDHILERNQPRTAATEGSEIDVFHKARKIRPLGAGQQEYVEAIRKHDLVICAGPAGSGKTYLATAMAVNALRREQVRKIVLVRPAVEAGEKLGFLPGDMLAKVNPFLRPLLDALGDILDFDQVQRYIDKDVIEIIPLAFMRGRTLNNTFMILDEAQNSTLTQMKMFLTRMGHHSKIVVTGDVTQTDLPEHIDSGLLDAMRRLQGVPGVATVTLSGGDIVRHPLVRRIVAAYDADRTERPPAVRSSSPPAAIRSEPVSSDSEPETTPEAL